Within Deltaproteobacteria bacterium, the genomic segment AGCCAGGGCAACATTAACCAAACCCGTTCGACCCAAATTGACCCTTGGCAAGGTAACCACGTGAGAAAATTTCTTTTGAATGACTTCAAGCTCTGGGCCTTGAGCCTCGCTAACCACCACCAATTGAAAACCGCCTGTCTTTTCGGGAGGGGTATAGTCACCTAAAACGTCAAGATGAATAAAGACAAAGCCAGCTTTGATTGATTTGGCAATGTCAAAACTGTTTTTCAAAATGACTTTGTTGATGAGTTTCATATCAATTCAATCTAGATTGCTTGACCATCATGGATCCCGGATAAAGTCCGGGATGACACGGGTTCGCAATGACACATTACGGGAACATGCCTCGCAGTAACATGGCTGTTTTTACTTTTTCGATGCCTACCATTAACGCTGCCATTCGCATATTAACTTTGTTTTTTTCAGAAAAATAATAAACATTTTGAAAAGCCTTGGACATAATTTTATGCAAATTTTTATCGATTTCGTGTTCATCCCAAAAAAAGGATTGTATATCCTGCACCCATTCAAAATAACTAACCGTCACGCCACCGGCATTGGCCAATATATCAGGGATAAGAAAAATATCCCCACGATCCTCAATCACTTGATCAGCCGCTGTGGTAAGAGGGCCATTAGCTCCTTCAACAATTATTTTACAACGTAATAATTTGGCTTCTTTGGCATCGATGGTACTTTCAGTAGCGGCAGGAACAAAGACATCACAATCCAAAGAAAAAAATTCTTTGAGGTTTAAGACCTCTGCACCAGGTAATCCCTTTAAAGATTTATTTTCTAAAAGGTGTTTTTCAAGAGAGATGTAATCAAACCCTTGAGCATTGAAATAACAACCTGAAACATCACTGATCCCAACGACCTTGCAACCCAATGAAATCATTTTTTTGCAAACCGCACTGCCTACATTACCAAAACCTTGTATGATGACCTTGGTGTCTTCATCAATTTTCAACTTTAGAAATTTAATGGCTTCAAGGAGGGTATACACTAAGCCAAAACCGGTGGCATCTTTTCGCCCGACTGAGCCACCGATTACGACGGGTTTTCCGGTTACGACTTCAGGAATGGCATAGCCCTTCAACTGGCTATAGGTATCCATGATCCACGACATCACTTGTTCATTGGTCCCCAAATCAGGGGCTGGGATGTCAACCTCAGGGCCGATAAAATTGATAAACTCGGTTGTGTAACGGCGGGTGAGTCGCTGTAATTCTTGCCGGCTTAAAGGCGTGGGGTCAATACAAACTCCGCCTTTGGCCCCACCTAGGGGTAACCCTACCAACGAGCATTTCCAAGTCATGAGCATGGCGAGCGCACCCACTTCACCCAAAGAAACGTTTTTATGATAGCGGATGCCTCCTTTGTAAGGGCCCAAGGTGTCATTATGCTGGACCCGATAACCGGGCACAACCTGCACACTCCCATCATCCATACGAAAGGGGATGCTTACCAACATGGCTTTGTCTGGGACACGGAGCCGATTAAAAACATTCCGATCCAAATTTAAATGGTTGGCGGCAATTTCAAACTGGTGTTGGACCTGTTTAAAAAAGGGGTCGTCCCATTCTTTAAAGTTAAATTGTTCAGTCATTACCTTCTATTGTGCCTGATTTTAGAAATAATGAAAACTAATTTGACGAATACTTTATCATGCAAAGTTGGCAGGACTCCGTTGAGGGAGCCAACGCTCCATCGCCGACCCTAATGGAGCTAGCGGGTGGGAAGCCTTCCGCGGAGCAAAGCTCCGCGGCTTTCCTCACCCGCTAGCTCTCATTGGGGGCCCCGGCGATTCCGCTGACGGCTCCCTCAACGGAGTCCTGCCAACTTTGCATGATAAAGTATTTTAGAGTTTCCTATTGTAT encodes:
- a CDS encoding Glu/Leu/Phe/Val dehydrogenase produces the protein MTEQFNFKEWDDPFFKQVQHQFEIAANHLNLDRNVFNRLRVPDKAMLVSIPFRMDDGSVQVVPGYRVQHNDTLGPYKGGIRYHKNVSLGEVGALAMLMTWKCSLVGLPLGGAKGGVCIDPTPLSRQELQRLTRRYTTEFINFIGPEVDIPAPDLGTNEQVMSWIMDTYSQLKGYAIPEVVTGKPVVIGGSVGRKDATGFGLVYTLLEAIKFLKLKIDEDTKVIIQGFGNVGSAVCKKMISLGCKVVGISDVSGCYFNAQGFDYISLEKHLLENKSLKGLPGAEVLNLKEFFSLDCDVFVPAATESTIDAKEAKLLRCKIIVEGANGPLTTAADQVIEDRGDIFLIPDILANAGGVTVSYFEWVQDIQSFFWDEHEIDKNLHKIMSKAFQNVYYFSEKNKVNMRMAALMVGIEKVKTAMLLRGMFP